DNA from Nitrospira sp.:
GTGAAGTAGCGCTCGATAACTTCGTGATTCAGCCCGATGGCCTCGAAAATCTGGGCTCCACAGTAGGACTGCACGGTCGAGATACCCATCTTGGAAAAGATCTTGAGCAAGCCCTTGTTGATGGCCTTGATGAACTTGCCTTCCGCGGTCTGCGCGTCGAGCCCTTCCGGCAGATAGCCATCGCGCTCCATGTCCACGAGCGTTTCGAAGACCAGGTACGGATTGATCGTCCCGGCGCCGTAGCCGATCAAACAGGCGAACTGATGGACATCGCGCGGCTCTCCGGTCTCCAGAATTAACCCGACTTCGGTTCTCGTGCATTCCCGCACCAGATGATGGTGCACGGCCGAAATACCGAGGAGGCTTGGGATGGGCGCCCAAGCCTCATCGACCCTGCGATCGCTGAGGATCAAGAACTTGTACCCCTCCTTGATCGCGTGTGACGCCTCCTTACAGAGTTCATCGACCGCCGCACCGAGACCGTCCGCTCCTTCAGTCACGCGGAATAACATGCGGAGCGTCTTGCTCTTGAAATTCGGATCGGAGATGCCGCGGATCTTTTGGAGATCGGCGTTCGTCAAAATCGGCTGTTGCACCTTGATGCGGCGGCAAGATTCGGGCGACTCATCCATCAAATTCGGCTTCGGACCGATGTTCGTGACGAGCGACATCACGAGCTGTTCGCGAATCGGATCGATCGGCGGGTTCGTGACCTGGGCAAACAGTTGCTTGAAGTACTTGAACAAGAGCTGCGGTCGATCGGACAACACCGCCAACGGTGTGTCGGTGCCCATCGACGACACCGGCTCTTCGCCGTTCACGATCATGGGCGTGATGACCATCTTGAGCTCCTCGACCGTATAGCCGAAGGCTTGCTGCCGCTGCCTGATCGTCGGGTGATCCGGCTGCGGAACATTCAACGGCTCCGGCAGCTCATCGAGCGAGACACCGTATTGCGTCACCCAACTGCGATAGGGCTTCCGCTTGACGATGTCGGATTTGATCTCTTCGTCGTCAATGATCCGGCCCTGCGCCGTATCGACCAAAAACATGCGTCCGGGCATGAGACGGCCCTTCATGCGGATCTCCTTCGCCGGAACCGGTAAGACTCCGGCCTCCGATGCCAGGACGACCGTGCCGTCCGCCATGACCTGATAGCGACAGGGGCGGAGACCGTTGCGATCCAGGGTGGCGCCGATCATCTTGCCGTCGGTAAAACAGACCGCCGCCGGTCCGTCCCACGGCTCCATCATCGCCGCGTGATACTGGTAGAAGCCCCGGCGATCCAAATCCATCTGGGCATTCGCCACCCACGGTTCGGGAATCAACATCATCATGGCATGCGGCAGCGATCGCCCCCCAAGCAGCAGGAATTCGAGGGCATTATCCAGACAGGCCGAGTCGCTTTGATTGTCGGAGACGATCGGGAATAGTTTCTCCATGTCCTTCCCGAACAGCTCGGAATGAAGGCGGCCTTGGCGAGCTCTCATCCAATTGACGTTCCCCTTCAGGGTATTGATCTCCCCGTTATGGCACACATACCGATAGGGATGGGCACGCGGCCAAGTAGGAAAGGTGTTCGTACTGAAGCGTGAGTGCACCAAGGCCAGTGCGCTTGCCATCCGTTCATCGGTGAGGTCCTGGTAGTAGGCCGCCATTTGATGCGGCAACAGCAGCCCCTTATAGACGATGGTATTGGCCGACAAGCTGGATACGTAGAAATGTTCTCGTCCTAGAATGGCCGACTCTGCCACGGCCTTCTCAACCCGTCTGCGGATCACATAGAGTTTCCGTTCGAATTGCGCCTCATTCAGCGCGTCGCGCGCGACAAAGATCTGCCGCATGAACGGCTCCGTCGTTCGCGCTACCGAGCCGATCGTGTCGCTTTTGACCGGCACATCACGCCAGCCGAGCAGGCGCAGGCCCTCTTCCCCAATGACTTCAGTGAACAGCTTCTCGCACAGCCGTCGGGAATCTGCATTGGGCGGCAGAAACAACTGCCCCACCCCGTACTCGCCGACTTCCGGCAATGACACGCCGGCATCCTCCGCGACTCGTTTCAAGAATGTGTGCGGGACCTGCAGAAGAATTCCGGCTCCATCTCCCGTGCATGGATCACAGCCTTGCGCGCCTCGATGGGTAAGGTTCTCCAATACTTGCAGTCCTTTACGGACAATGTCATGGGATTTCTTCCCTTTGATATTGACGACAAAGCCGATCCCACAAGAGTCCTTCTCGTGCTGAGGATCGTAGAGTCCCTGTCGGCTGGGAAACCCAGGAATATTCATCTGCCTATCTCGTTCAAAGGATGAAAGTTCCCTATAGTATAGGGAATGAGATCTGCGAGAAACTTGGGTGGATTTGCCCCCATAGCGTTCAGGGTGAACCTCACCCGGTTGTTAAGATGGGACCTTACTGGATGGGTCATTCTTCTGTCAAGGTTACGACAGGCATAGCCTTTCCTTGACGACCAAGGCGTCTTCTGCCATTGTTTAGTGTCATTTGGTTCATTACTCATCAGGGGGTGGTATGGATAAGCAACCATCGCGTTCAATTGCCGTTGTGGGATTGGGCTACGTAGGCCTCCCAATTGCCGTGGCATTTGGGAAGATTGCTCCTGTCGTTGGGTTTGACATCAATAAAAGGAAAATTGAAGAACTACGAAAGGGAATCGATCGGACAGGAGAGGTATCACAAAATGATCTAACTGCTGCTCAAATAAGATACTCATCGGAGCCCTCGGACCTTAAAACGGCCGACTTCATTATTGTTGCAGTTCCGACTCCCATCAATGAAGCATTACAGCCGGATCTCACCGCCTTAGAAAAAGCCTCGGAGCTGATCGGGCGACACTTATCTTCAGGTACCATCGTGGTCTATGAATCGACTGTTTACCCGGGCGCGACGGAAGAAGTGTGTCTGCCGATCTTGGAACGTTCTTCTGGAATGAAAGCGGGCGGAGATTTTAAATTAGGTTACTCACCGGAGCGAATAAATCCCGGGGATAAAGAACATACACTCGAAAAGATTACCAAGGTCGTATCGGCGCAGGACCCTGAATCTCTGAACATCGTAGCGGACACATATGCGTTAGTTGTGAAAGCGGGTGTTCATCGAGCATCAAGTATCAGGGTCGCAGAAGCAGCGAAGGTCATCGAAAACACTCAACGAGACCTTAATATTGCACTGATGAACGAGCTCGCTTTGATTTTTCATCGACTAGGAATAGATACCAAATCTGTGCTTGAAGCCGCAGGGACGAAATGGAATTTTCTCAAGTTCTCTCCTGGTCTTGTCGGTGGCCATTGTATCGGAGTGGATCCTTATTATTTGACTTCAAAGGCGGAATCAGTGGGCTATCATCCACAAGTCATTCTTTCTGGCCGGCGCATTAACAACGGCATGGGAAAGTTTGTGGCGGAACACACCATGAAGCTACTCAGCCACTTATCACGACCTGCTAATGAACTCAGAGTAGGGGTGCTCGGCTTGACGTTTAAGGAAAACGTTCCAGATCTCCGTAACAGCAAAGTGCCTGACATCGTCTCCGAACTTCGTGAATATGGAATCGACGTACTCGTACATGATCCCATCGCAGAGAGTGAAGAAGCCGTGGCAGAGTACGGCATTCATCTCGTCGAATGGAAAGAGATGAAAGACCTTGATGGATTGATTATTGCCGTTGCGCACAAGAAGTTTTCCAATATGAGCGTCGTCGATCTACTGAAGCCTCTTCGCAATCAGAAGCAAGGCGTCGTGATCGACGTGAAGAGCATCCTTGATCCAAGTCACATTCCTGCGTCGATAAGATACTGGCGGCTGTAACGACATGCTGGATCTCAGAGACAGGACAATCTCGATTGCGGGCAAGTAGGGATGTTCCTCGATCCTGGCTTGAAGAGAGCATTCTCTTAACCATCACCCCTTCTTGAAACAACTCTTAACGAGAGCGGAGGACCAAGAGGTTGGCCTGCCGCATGAGCCGCAGCACAGGAGGTTGGAACGTGCGAATCCCCTCCGCTCGCAGCCGCACCCAGGCCTTGCGGTGGCTCTCTCCCAGAAACGGCGCGGTGGTGATCCCCGCTCGAATAGGGCCCGTGAGCACCTCATCGGTGTCTGCCGTCTTCGGCCTCCGCTTGGTGGGCGAGAGGGACAGCTGTGCACCGCGACCCTGCTGCGCATAGAAGGTCGACCGACTCAGGCCCCATTCCTGACAGACCCCGCACTGTGCTAGGCTCGAAAAAGTGGACGCCTTCAACCTATGATCTGAGGTCTGGAGGTGTGAGATGGAACGAGTTCCGCGACAGCAGTATACGAAGGAGTTCCGTGAGCAAGCGGTGCAGCTGGTCCTGGAACAGAAGTTGACGATTCCAGAGGTAGCAAGACGCCTGGCCATGTCGGGCAAGACGCTCGAGAACTGGGTGTGTCGAGCCCGGCGCGGTCAGCTCGCGACGCTGGGGGAGAGCCGACGGCCCGTGACAGAGCTGGAGGCCGAGGTCTCTCGGCTGAAGCGCGACCTGGCCGAGGCGCGGATGGAGCGCGACATCTTAAAAAAAGCCACCGCGTACTTTGCCAAGGCGCAGCTGCCCGGTACGCGCTCATGAGGACGCTGCGGCCCCAGTATCCCCTGAGTGTGTTGTGTCGGGTGCTGGAGGTGTCCCGAAGTGGGTACTATGCCTGGCGCACGCGCCGTCCCTCGAAGCGCGCTCAGGAGAACGCGCGCCTAGAAGTGGCGATCCAGGCCGCGCATGTGCGCACCCGGCAGACCTATGGGCCGGAACGTCTCCAAGCGGAATTGCGTGAGGATGGGTTCCCCGCTGGGGTCGGACGCATCAAACGGCTACGCAAGAAACTGAGACTACGTTGCAAACAGGTGCGCTGGTTCACGACCACGACGGATTCAAAGCACTCGCTGCCGGTGGCGGAGAATGTCTTGGCCCAAACGTTTGTCGCCACGCGCCCGAACGAGACCTGGGTCACCGACATCACGTATATCCCCACCGCAGAAGGGTGGTTGTATCTGGCGGGGATCAAAGATCTGTATACATGTGAGGTGGTTGGGCATGCGATGGGGGCGCGGATGACGACGGACTTGGTGCAGGGGGCGCTCAGGAACGCTCTCGACACCAAGCGCCCGGCCCCGGGGCTCATTCATCATTCTGATCGCGGCTCTCAATATTGTGCCCAGGACTATCAAGCGCAATTGCGGCAGTTCGGCCTGACCCCGTCTATGAGTCGGAAGGGCAACTGCTATGATAACGCGCCGATGGAGAGTTTCTGGGGAACGCTCAAGAATGAGCTGGTGCACCACCGGCGGTATGAAACACGGGAGCAGGCTCGGCGAGAGATCACGGAGTACATCGAGGCTCTTCTATAACCGTCAGCGTCGGCATTCCAGGCTGGGAAATTGCTCGCCCGCGGTGTTTGCCCAGCAGTGGGCTCGTCAACAGCTGGCGGCGTGAGGCGGCAACTCATGGCGTCCACTATTGACAACCGGGGTCACCCACACCATACAGTTCCAAGCGCATCGTGAGATCCCCAACCAAGGTCTTGATCCGTGCTAACTCCGCATCCCGCTCATCGTCGGTTCGACTCTTCAGGCTCACGGTGCCGCTGGTGAGGAACTGGTCCCGCCATGCGGCGAGCCGGGCTGCCGTAAGTCCCAATTCGCGGGAGACCAGATCCAGAGCTTCACTGCACAGCAGCCGCAGCACGGCTTCCACATTCTTGCGCGAGGAGAAGCGGCCTCGTTCCGTCTCCGATTCTGCCATGGACACCTCCTTCGATGAGGGGCAGTAGGCCCCAAATGCGTGCTCAAGGAAATCGTGAGGCGGGGGACGTCATGGTTGATCCCTCCTTGGTGGATCAGCCACAGTCTGCTTCAGTTCATGCGTCACTTGTCTTAGCGAGGAGCAGTATACGCAACTCACGGAGAGGGAACGCCGTCGATACACTACTGCGGGACTAGGACCGCAAGGTCACGTTCTCCTCGTTCCCACAAGGGATTGGCGAAGCTGTGGGCCACACAAACATCCTGGAATCCCCCTTCGCTTCAGTACGGCTCCGCCCAGACGCGTCCCGCCCCTACAAGCGCGTGGAGGAAAACCAATGCGATCATCCAGAAGGCGCTCCGGGATCCCCCGAACCGCCGTGGCGCACGCTGCACGCACCGGAGCTGTTGCCGCTTGTAGCCACAGCATGACATTCAAGGACGGAAACAAGCTGAAGTCGGGACACAAGAGAAATGAGGTGAGCCGGCAGCCGGAGAGGACCACCGCCTGAACTCATTTACACACCGCTTGACGGTGGCTCGTCGATAAACCCGCCACAGCCAGTTATGATTCCCACCGGTGCCCCTGTTCCGCAAGCAGTTCATATATTTCTGGAAACCCCACCGTGAATGGCGCACACTCAGAGCCCTCGATGCGCCGATCACCGGGGCATCGCACCGGACCCAATCGCCGAGAGAACGATGGTACCTCTCTCGAACCCGTTCTACTACCCGGCCTGCTCGCTGAACCAGAAGGCTACTCACCATGACCAGATAGACCACAACCTCCCGGCGCTCAGCGGTGCCTTGGAGCTTTTTGTGCTCACATCCTTCAGAGCCGCGTGCTTCAGTGATAGCGGTCCTCCGTTTGGACTGCCTAGAATCTATCTCAAAATCGATTTGGGAGGAGCTCAGTTCTGCACAGCGTAGCCGCACGTCCTGCAAACGAACCTTGCTGAAAATGCCGGGGTCAACCACTCAGTGCCCCGCGCTCGCGCTTGCTCGAAACGTTGATTGTTAATCTTGAGATTCGGTTCCGCTCTTCAGGAAAACTTACACGGAAAACATGTGGTGAGACGAACCACTGAGCATCAAGCGCTCTTCGGGTTGTTATTGTCGTGACGAGAGCCTAATCGCCTTCAATTGAAAACACGTGTTAAACAGCTACTCGACTTTCGCTGACCGCGTACTCCAACATATAGCTCGGAAGAGAATTTGATGCCACACCATTGAGAACCACATGAATGGGTCTATCCGCACGCAGCGATCCAATCGCCTGTGTGACAGCTTGCTTGGACGTTAGGTTCGCTCTCACCACAAGGAGGAGGAGATCGCTATGACTCTCTAGCACATTCATCGTGGCCACAGGTAGAATTGGAGGAGCATTCAGCAGAATATAATCAAATTCCTCTCGTAATTGAGCCAACACACGATTGAGTTGACCCGCCCTTAATAGGTCGTTGGAATTAGCCACAGATTCGCCAGCCGGCATTATCCAACATGGAACATCCGTGAAGGAACACATGGCCTGCTGCAACGGAATGTCACTTCTTAGACAATCAATCAGCCCATGGCTTATCGGTGATTCGAGGAAGGCCGTTAGTTCGGGATAGACGAAGTCACAATCCATCAAGAGTACCCGCCTTCCAAAGTCTCGCGAAAGCGTATAGCCAAGATTAATCACCGTTGTCGTTTTTCCTTCGCCTTTGATGGCACTCGTCACAGCGACAACCATCGGCGCCCCGGTCGCGTTGAGCAACTGCAATCTCGCCGCGGCGACTCGATACTGCTCAGCAGCCATGGAACGTGGGAACATCTTCGCAACAAATCTTCTATCGGTCTCGTGCAAATTCGGTCGTTCAGCCAACGGCTGCTTGTTCAGCTCAGCCTCCGACCGCGATCTGATGGTTATGCCCAGCGAAGGTCTCGGCAAAGCGGAGTTCTGAAA
Protein-coding regions in this window:
- a CDS encoding nucleotide sugar dehydrogenase — its product is MDKQPSRSIAVVGLGYVGLPIAVAFGKIAPVVGFDINKRKIEELRKGIDRTGEVSQNDLTAAQIRYSSEPSDLKTADFIIVAVPTPINEALQPDLTALEKASELIGRHLSSGTIVVYESTVYPGATEEVCLPILERSSGMKAGGDFKLGYSPERINPGDKEHTLEKITKVVSAQDPESLNIVADTYALVVKAGVHRASSIRVAEAAKVIENTQRDLNIALMNELALIFHRLGIDTKSVLEAAGTKWNFLKFSPGLVGGHCIGVDPYYLTSKAESVGYHPQVILSGRRINNGMGKFVAEHTMKLLSHLSRPANELRVGVLGLTFKENVPDLRNSKVPDIVSELREYGIDVLVHDPIAESEEAVAEYGIHLVEWKEMKDLDGLIIAVAHKKFSNMSVVDLLKPLRNQKQGVVIDVKSILDPSHIPASIRYWRL
- the gltB gene encoding glutamate synthase large subunit, with product MNIPGFPSRQGLYDPQHEKDSCGIGFVVNIKGKKSHDIVRKGLQVLENLTHRGAQGCDPCTGDGAGILLQVPHTFLKRVAEDAGVSLPEVGEYGVGQLFLPPNADSRRLCEKLFTEVIGEEGLRLLGWRDVPVKSDTIGSVARTTEPFMRQIFVARDALNEAQFERKLYVIRRRVEKAVAESAILGREHFYVSSLSANTIVYKGLLLPHQMAAYYQDLTDERMASALALVHSRFSTNTFPTWPRAHPYRYVCHNGEINTLKGNVNWMRARQGRLHSELFGKDMEKLFPIVSDNQSDSACLDNALEFLLLGGRSLPHAMMMLIPEPWVANAQMDLDRRGFYQYHAAMMEPWDGPAAVCFTDGKMIGATLDRNGLRPCRYQVMADGTVVLASEAGVLPVPAKEIRMKGRLMPGRMFLVDTAQGRIIDDEEIKSDIVKRKPYRSWVTQYGVSLDELPEPLNVPQPDHPTIRQRQQAFGYTVEELKMVITPMIVNGEEPVSSMGTDTPLAVLSDRPQLLFKYFKQLFAQVTNPPIDPIREQLVMSLVTNIGPKPNLMDESPESCRRIKVQQPILTNADLQKIRGISDPNFKSKTLRMLFRVTEGADGLGAAVDELCKEASHAIKEGYKFLILSDRRVDEAWAPIPSLLGISAVHHHLVRECTRTEVGLILETGEPRDVHQFACLIGYGAGTINPYLVFETLVDMERDGYLPEGLDAQTAEGKFIKAINKGLLKIFSKMGISTVQSYCGAQIFEAIGLNHEVIERYFTGTASRIEGVGIRDIGEETLRRHLTAYEPAAIRQLDFGGEVHYRIQSEHHNWNPETIYKLQHASRANDAKTYAEFAQLVNDESQRRSNLRGLLDFKFAPQSIPIEEVEPAKDIVKRFNTGAMSFGSISKEAHETLAIAMNRLGGKSNTGEGGEDPERFTPLPNGDSKNSYIKQVASARFGVTAHYLINARELQIKMAQGAKPGEGGQLPGHKVDENIARFRYATPGVQLISPPPHHDIYSIEDLAQLIFDLKNSNPDAGVSVKLVAEVGVGTVAAGVAKAHADKVLISGDSGGTGASPLASIKYAGIPWELGLAETHQTLVLNDLRGRIRVETDGQMKTGRDVVIATLLGAEEYGFATAPLIVEGCIMMRKCHLNTCPVGIATQDPELRKKFDGKPEYIVNYLFFVAEEARQLMARLGFRTINEMVGRVDKLKTTKAVDHWKAKGLNLTPLLTAPDVPADVPRYCVQKQDHGLADILDNKLVELCKAAIEKGEKVRLELPIRNINRTTGTVLSSKIVKTYGPDGLPEDTVSIRFAGSAGQSFGAFLAKGITLTLEGESNDYIGKGLSGGKIIVFPPKNILYHPEETILIGNTSLYGATQGEAYFYGMAGERFAVRNSGAHAVVEGTGDHGCEYMTGGVVVVLGRTGRNFAAGMSGGVAFVLDDLGTFQSRCNTGMVELEAVTTAEDKRLLHDLIAKHFMYTGSRKAKQVLDTFEAILPKFVKVMPVDYKRVLEERKRKASAVH